The Candidatus Nitrosocosmicus franklandus genome contains a region encoding:
- a CDS encoding universal stress protein, translating into MFSKILVPIDESENAKRAFNYAMYLSKNINGKITLLSVADVPPTVYVQSQKVLDELLEKYSKAREKVFNEYRQLAQKEGIDIKTKVIFGDPGQEIVKFSLKEKFDIIVIGHRGMGQLKKMVIGSVSSTVIRDAKCPVLIVK; encoded by the coding sequence ATGTTTTCAAAAATACTAGTTCCCATAGATGAATCTGAGAACGCTAAAAGAGCATTTAACTATGCAATGTATTTGTCAAAGAATATTAATGGAAAGATAACTCTATTAAGTGTTGCAGATGTTCCACCAACAGTCTATGTACAATCTCAAAAAGTATTAGACGAATTACTTGAAAAGTATTCCAAAGCAAGGGAAAAAGTCTTTAATGAATATCGACAACTTGCTCAAAAAGAAGGCATAGACATAAAAACCAAAGTTATTTTTGGGGATCCGGGACAAGAAATAGTTAAATTCTCATTAAAAGAAAAATTTGATATAATTGTAATTGGTCATAGAGGAATGGGACAATTAAAGAAGATGGTTATAGGTAGCGTCTCAAGTACAGTAATACGTGATGCAAAATGTCCTGTTTTGATAGTAAAATAG
- a CDS encoding 4Fe-4S dicluster domain-containing protein yields the protein MTIDPDFPKNHKVIGKHSTSDGSYFHLVWGPGRSDAESSTNKEVQEAYKARGEEYVPLGIHGTYVAVDWDSCIADGSCIEACPVQVYQWYRSEQDVPAIEMVNAVSEGTGDDHNKEGRRDYTDKPDPIRESACIWCMACVTVCPTSSIKVDEANLPIHENEATKLAQV from the coding sequence ATGACTATAGATCCAGATTTTCCTAAAAATCATAAAGTTATTGGAAAGCACTCAACCTCCGATGGCTCATACTTTCATCTTGTATGGGGTCCCGGTAGGTCCGATGCAGAGTCTTCTACAAATAAAGAGGTCCAAGAAGCATACAAGGCTAGAGGAGAAGAGTATGTTCCACTAGGTATTCATGGAACATATGTTGCAGTGGACTGGGATTCATGTATTGCTGATGGTTCCTGTATCGAAGCCTGTCCAGTTCAGGTGTATCAATGGTACAGATCAGAACAAGATGTTCCGGCAATTGAAATGGTAAACGCTGTGAGCGAAGGCACGGGTGATGACCACAATAAAGAAGGTAGGAGGGATTATACCGACAAACCAGACCCGATTAGAGAAAGTGCCTGCATTTGGTGTATGGCTTGCGTTACTGTATGTCCTACTAGTTCCATAAAAGTAGATGAAGCCAATCTACCAATACATGAAAATGAGGCAACCAAACTTGCTCAAGTTTAG